DNA from Penaeus vannamei isolate JL-2024 chromosome 3, ASM4276789v1, whole genome shotgun sequence:
tatatatatatatatatatatatatatatatatatatatataatgtatgtatatatatatatatatatatatatatatatatatatatatataatatatgtatatttgtgtgtatatatatatatatatatatatatatattatagatatatacatacatattataaatatccatatacatatatatattatatagatatataatatatatatattatatgtatatattatatatatatatgtatataaatgtatatgtataatatatatatgtatataaatgtatatgtataatatatatatgtatgtaaatgtatatgtatatatatatgcatataaatgtatatgtataatatatatatatgtatataaatgtatatgtataatgtatatatgtatataaatatatatgtataatgtatatgtgcatataaatgtatatgtataatatatatgtgtatataaatgtatatgtataatatatatatatgtatataaatgtatatatataatatatatatgtatataaatgtatatatataatatatatatatgtatataaatgtatatatataatatatatatatatatatatgtatataaatgtatatatataatatatatatatgtatataaatgtatatataatatatatatatatatatatatatatatatatatatatatatatatatatatatatgtgtgtgtgtgtgtgtgtgtgtgtgtgtgtgtgtgtgtgtgtgtgtgtgtgtgtgtgtgtgtgtgtgtgtgtataaatgtatatatataatatatatatatgtatatgtatataaaggtatatatataatatatataatatatatatgtatatatatatatgtatatatatgtgtatatatgaaatatatatatgtatatatatgaaatatatatatgtatatatatgtgtatatatgaaatatatatatgtatatataaaatatatatatatatttatatatatataaatatatatatatatatatatatatatatatatatatatatatatatatatatatatttatatacatgtatatatatggtgtctTCTTATAGAACCTGCCCAAAAGCCTCCACTTTTCAAAATGTGCCTTTGACAAAGGTATCTATATTATGAATAGGGAATATTTTATGTAATAAGTTCAATTAGcaaaaaagaatatcaataacaaatattTGTAAGACTATACAAAATATCTGAATGGTAATCGCAAGACATTTGTAAGATGTGATATATTCCAGATGGTGATATAGATCAGAATGGAATCTGTGAAAGAACAAAGCCTTGTAACTTTGGTGAACAATGACCCagggaagcagaagagaaagtaCGGAAGAACATGGAGGCAGAGACACAGGCAGAAATCAGATGAGACAAAGTCGTATGAGATGGACTCGAGCTCGATGCTGGTCAGCCTTAGCCAGTGGCTCAAGCAGAAGGGGATGAGAAGGCATTTGGGCTCGCGCCTAAAAGTGGCAGTATTTTCCGATACTGGACGAGGACTTATGGCGGTGAATGGTGTAAGAGCAGGGGAAGTAGTGGTCAGTATTCCAAGACAAGCATTGATTACTTGTGAGGACGTGGTGCATGATGATCATCTGGGGGCTGTTCTCAGAAGTTCAGGAAAGAAGTTGAAGGCTATGGAagttttaactttatttttagtGTACCACAAGTCCTTGGACGAAGCTTCATCATGGAAACCTTACTTGGAGAGTCTGCCAAAAAGTTACACTGTACCTTTATATTGCTCCAAAAGGGAGCATGCTTTGTTTCCAGCATTTTTGAAGGCTTTTGCAGACCAACAAGAGGAGGATATCAATGCCTGTTATATTAATATCAGAGAGATAATTTCCCAAACTTTAGGGGGAGACTCATTATGTATAGATGACGTCAAATGGGCTTGGTTCACTGTGAATACAAGAGCAGTGTATCTCAAGAATGAATCCCCTGATCCTATATTGGTGGATGATGATAAATGTGCATTAGCCCCTTACCTGGATCTTTTGAACCACACTCCTAATGCTCAGGTAACCACAGGAATGAACCAAAAGAACAACTGCTATGAAATTGTAACACAAGTATCCTATAAGCCCTTTGAACAAGTTTTCATTAATTATGGACCTCACGATAATATTAAATTGTATAAAGAATATGGGTTCACTGTTCCAAATAATCCTCATAATAGTGTTCCAGTGACTTTGGATGATATAAAAAGAGTTGCTAAGAGTGTCTGCAGTGACGATCAAAGAATTAGTGATATGTATAACAAGTGCAAATTATTGAAAAAACATCAGTTAGATGAGGGTTTGGTGGTTAGTAATGATGGTCCCTCATGGGCACTAGAGGTTGCCACAACCATCTTGCTGATGACTGCTGCGGAACTTACCAGGTGGCAGGTCGTATATCATGACTATCAGGGTGTACAGCACAGGAAACTAGTTCTAGAAGTGCTCAATCACGTCATTGAGTGCAAACTGCAAGAACTCCACGAGCGCCTTGAAGAAATGGATTCTGTTGAGAATTGCACTGAGGCCTTTATGGTCGGCAGAAATCTTGTTAGAGAGTGTTGCGAGTTTTTGAGGGAAGCAGTTCCAGGAGTGGGCAAGGCAGTGTGATGATCTTCTTAGAatggaattaaaaggaaaaatatgtgGACGAAGTGCAGTTTATTTTGggtttctatttcattatcaattgTTGAAGGCTGAGCTAATAAgagctaatggtaataatatatgtatttatatatcaaggAAATATGAATGCACAAAAGATTGTGATTTTGGAAATACACATGTTTATTGCATGCATGCTGACTTGTAGAAAACCTATGAAAATGTCAGattgtaaaacttttttttcatcaatattttttaaTAAACTCTTGTATGAAATTGTTGTCTTAATATCCTACAGTCTTAACCTGTTGATGTCAGGAGCACACTTATGTCCACTGTGCttttgttctgtttatttatttatttatgtatttatctatttatttatttatttatttatttatttatttttatatatagatggctccactagCACTAAGCCACTGGATGGGGATGGCTTGCCAATTCCACTGAAATTTTAGTTTATTGATTGTATTTACACAGatgtggctccacaagtgctttgtCCTATGTAGCTCACCTGTTACACTTTTCCTTGATTTCTGGAAAGATTCTTTtatagtattttattatttttattgtagttagtattttaattatcatattgtcaataacaataaaactgtaTAGATATTAATAGCACTAGAAAATTGTTTATTTTCCTGCAAAGTCAAGGAATGGGGAAATAAGGCATGGTCACTAGAGCCTACTAAATTAACTCTTTGCTATTAAGCTTTATGTTCTATGGTTGCTGTACGAAGAGAGAAGCATAGTATAGCACTGACTGTGATAATTGAATTATTCATTCTGGATTTGGAGTAGAGGAGTTCTGGTTGGGATTTGCAATGATTTTGGATTTCCAAGAGATTTTGTATGTCTGATtaattaattgttttttgtttttattttatatctgcAAAGGATGGATGCAAAGTAAGTATCTTCATCACATTTTTGGAATCGTCCGTTTCAGGCTTAAGAGCATGCGTTTAGATTTCATGcatatttgtatttgcattttttgAATTTTAAGTAACTGAGGCTGTGACTTGCCTTTGTAGTTTAGTTAGAAGGCAGGTAGGGATTAATTTAAAAGGTGTTAAAGAAAGAactgaggaagaagaaatagctaTTATTTCAATATAAAATATAGCCATTTTTTTTTAGTGGAAGAAAAACTTGGAGTAttggatacataaataaaaggtTTCTTAAAACAAGTCAGTCttgtaatgatatatttttttcttgggaaTTCAGATAAATTGGAAAGAAAATCAGTTATGGTCATTGATAAGATTAATGCTTTGAGGTGTCAAGGAACTTTATTGAGGGCAGGTGGGCCCAGATTTTAAAAGGGCTTTGAATTATATAGGAGCAGTTTTTACCCAGAAAGATTCATGGTGTTACATTGCTGAAAATGAAAGTAGAATATTGTTTTCATAAGGCTgtaaaaatagatgataaagtaATTGTTTTGTTGCAATATTTGGTCATTCTGTTTGCTATAGAAAGTTGTTGATTTGAAATGTATTTACTCAGATTTGGAAATTAGTGGGGGGAAATATGTTATATGAATTAGCTTGAAGAAACTCACGAATAGGTTGATAGAGCTTTATCCAGTACATGCTGAGAGATAATTATCAGAGTGGAAATGAGGACTACCATtgcagagataaagaaaagataaaaatgacggAAGTGTATTGTTCGAGTTACTTGAAAGCTGCATGAAAGTTCAGGGCAATGACCAAGACCCAATGTAATTCAGAAGAGGAAGATATTTATAGGTAAGTTGGGATGGAGGATATGAAGTGAATCAGGCGAGGACAAGCAGTTCCTCTTACGTcactagatataaaaaaaaaaatcaaatttctgAGATAATATCTTTTATCTTCACCCAACTGTCATTCTTCCTCAGTTAGGGAAAAAAATTGTAGCTGATTCATTTTAAAAGTTGATTTGAATGCTGCTCTTTCTGTgttatctgtctttttgttcctttttttctgttcattcaaGTTCACCCTGATCAAGTTCCTACGCATCCTAAGTTGCCGTCGTACTCCTCGGCTGAATGTAGCTAATTAACTTGCTCAGAACGTCCCTGTCTTGTAGTTATCATGTGATTATCATTTACATAACCTAGGTATCTTGTACTTTCCTGGTATTATTGCCTTGTGTATAGTGACagggatttttttccttgtttgttcatgACAGATATGATTTGATCCATACATTTAGCTTATTCTGTGAATTAGTAGTCTATTATTTggtccactccccctctctttctctctagaaaTGACAAGACTTTGATATTGTTTAATGTGCATCATTTTGTGTTTTTCCAGTATCTTGGATGTGTATGggaagttgtttttcttttcttttttttaacaggaTGACTGTATGTTGTATGATGTAATGacattgatagtagtaatggtagcaacAGTGATAGAATACTAATAAGGTAATATGATGAGGGCAAGGGCTTTGTATATGCATAAATCATAACAAGGAAAAATAGTGTTTTTTGTGTATCCATTAAAAAGCAAATGCAATagacaacagaaaagaaatagaaaaaatgtcTTGATCCTACTATCCTACTATCCACTTCCTGTCATAGTAAGAAATAAATAACACTATGGCAGATATTGTAATTGTCAGATAAGTAAACATGTATTATATCTCAGTACAAggtcctcccaccccaccactaCTTCTTCCTGGGTACTTGAATCTAAACTAGAATTATTGACCTTTTGCACCTGTAGAGGGATACTGGTGATCTTGTTTgtaggatggtgatgatattagtgataatgataataatgtaagtaaCCCTTAACCCACTAGCAACAGTACATTTTcaagccgaaaataatattttctgggTGGTTTTGTTGCCCGCCACAGGTAACAAAATCAGAGCAGTAGCTCTGATCTAGCGTTGCACTGTAATGTTTacttttctgggtgtctcatatgcACGACACCCGTCGTAAGTGGGTTAAGTATGAAgacaaaaatacttttttttcgcaTTTATATGCTGAAGGAAACTGACCTGACCAACTGTTATTTTGAAATACTGATAAATGTCTTCTATCTGTACAGGTTGCACTAAGCTCCCACTGGGCAGGTGCAACAGGGCCCCTCACATCGAAGGTACAAGTATGGAAGACCCACAAGAGACTAGGGGTGCGAAACTGCTTCCACCCAGGAGCCAGTGCACTCTCCCGGGAATACGTGGGAGTCTCAGCGAAGGAGGTCACGGGGAGAGAGATGCTTGGGGCCCTGGCTTCTTACGTCTGGCCGAAAGTATGAGAAAAGAGTAAGGTGTTATGATTTATGGACAGACATGCATTGATGGATTGATATTGCCTTTATTAGTGGGACTTTTGGTGTCTCATTCTACCTTTCATGACCTTTCTTTTCTTGtgcatttttcctttattttctttcctttgaatTTCATACAATATATTGTCTCTCAGTCTTGTTAGGTCTCCCCACATTCTTCATTATCCTCAACATTCATAGCCATGAATATCTTATGTtattgaaaagagaagaaaaatctgAAAACTTACATTTTAGAAATATTgtgcaaatacagaaaaaaaaattatttgctgTAGATTTAACCTAGTTCTTCCTCTTAACAGGGCAATGTGGCAGTTAAGGGGAGGGTGCTAACAGCGCTCAGCCTGCTTATTGGTGCTAAGCTTCTGAACGTACAAGTCCCTTTCATCTTCAAGGATGGCATAAACTACCTAAATGAACACACTGGCAACCTGTTGACAGTAGCTGAACCTGcctctgctgttgctgctacagCTGTGTCACTGATGATAGGATGTgagaattcttttctttttattctgagATAGTTATATGTTGTGTTTTAGAAGAGTGTATGATAGGGATACCTTCTTACCTTGTACTATTTACCTGAATTCAGAATGTCAGGGGTCACTGTCTAGAATTCCTTGATATGaaatatctttgtcagaaaacCTAATTCATTTCAAATTATCAGCATTGGTTTGCATAATGTTAAGTTTTTAAAGTAATTGATAATGCAGTACCTCAACAGATGGCATTGCTCGCACTGGAGCGGCTGGGTTCAATGAACTACGTAATGCAGTGTTTGCCAAGGTGGCACAGAACTCTATCCGAAAGATTGCTGGCAACGTGTTCCTTCACCTTCACAGTCTTGACTTGAACTTCCACCTGAATCGGCAAACAGGAGCACTATCCAAAGCCATTGACCGAGGGAGTCGGGGAATTAATTTTGTCATGTCGGCACTTGTTTTCAATATTGTGCCCACAATATTTGAAGTTAGCTTGGTTGCAGGGATATTGGTAAGTGAAGAagatgttttatttatgtttggaTAATGAATGATTGAtgtttaaagaaaaaagatagtaaGATGTTCTTATAAAAATGTTTGTAAATTTTGTCTACAGGCATACAAATGCGGTTGGGAATTTGCAGGTGTAACTGTGGCCTCAATAATGGCATATGCAGCCTTTACTCTGGGTATAACACAGTGGCGAACTAAGTTTAGGGTGGATATGAACAAAGCTGAAAATGCGGCAGGGAATCGAGCTATTGATTCACTTATCAACTATGAAACTGTGAAGGTTTGTGTAACCTGACAAACTTGTTCTGTGTAGCAGTCACTAAATATAGACATTAAAAGAAAAGGATATCaagtttttatttactttctacgTATTTCATGTGTATAACTGGATAGTGACTATTCGAAAAAGAATTTATTTAATGTTTGGTTAATAATggattatgacttttttttttttttgtacagtaTTTCAACAATGAAGAGCATGAAGCCAAGGAGTATGacaaatatttgaaaaaatatgAAGGGGCATCTCTGAAGACAGCTACCTCACTAGCCTTGCTCAACTGGGGACAGAATGCAATATTCAGTGTTGCTTTATCAGCTATGATGGTTCTAGCAACGAAAGAAATTCTTAATGGTAAGGTTTGGTgctacatatttttttgttttgttttatcttggcTTGTCTTTCTTggtctgttatttatttattatttttttagccgTTTTGATACAGGTGTTGTGATGTAAGCATAGTGTTATGATAACTTTTCTCACTTGTGTAGGTAATTTGACCGTGGGGGATCTAGTGATGGTCAATGGATTGTTATTCCAACTGTCCTTGCCTCTCAACTTCTTGGGGTCTGTTTACCGTGAGGTTCGTCAGGCGCTTATCGACATGCAAACAATGTTCACATTGATGAAACAGCCAGCTATTATAAAGGTACTGTTTCCATATTTATTATCTCTACTTggttgaaattatatatatatatttatttatttacttatttattttgttattattgattgtaTATGTGATCTTTAATTTTCTTGTGAGGACATAAGATTTATAATCTTGCATTCAtctcattatgaccattattttacatatacagaaaaaaacttAAGGTTTGTGTTTTCATCTGTTACAGAATGCCCCAGACTGTGTACCTCTACAAGTGACTCCTCAGAATGCAGACATTACTTTCAACAATGTATGCTTTGAATACAATGAAAATTACCCCATCCTAAGTGACCTAACGTTTACAGTACCGGCTGGAAAGAAAATTGCCATTGTCGGTGGTTCGGGTTCTGGGTAAGGTCTTTTTCTCTGACACCTGCATAAGAAGTACCATAAAgacttgtttgtttgattttgttagaGTGTATATTCTCATGAAGTTGGGGTTTTGGTAATGTTATGGTGTAATAATGTTGAATTTTTATGAATAACCTGATGTGTGTTTCAATGAATACAGTTTACCTCTCTCTTCAGAAAATCGACAGTCATCCGTCTGTTGTATCGCTTTTACGAACCAAAGACTGGGACCATTACAATAAATGGACAAGATATTAATTCAGTTGACTTGGACAGCCTGAGGAAGAGCATTGCGGTGGTTCCACAAGTATGTGATGATTTGTTTGTCTTCCAGTTGTTTGATTGTCGAGTTGATAAAtgcatcattgttatatttgatgtttgttgattttatttaacAGGATATtggatatagatttagatttgtatttttatagattaatttttttttcatttgaggaGTATGTGCATGCAAGGTAACTCATTTTGCATGGCATGTTCTATGTATACTGAGAAAAATTTGCTGTTGTGTTTACAGATTGAAGTGTAATAGCAATTCTGGAATCGTACACAAAAGTCAGATTCTACAAtatgttattcctttttttaacacAAAACTTCCATTCTTTCAAAGTGTGAGTTACTAGCTATAATGTTGGTAGTTATTGTTCCTTAAAACAAATACTATGGAACTTTTAATTGTTTTAGGCTCGTATATAACTGATACTTTTTCTGTTACAGGATTGTGTGCTTTTCCATGACACGATAGCTTACAACCTCCACTATGGTGACCTGTCTGCAGATGCCAGCAAAGTAGAGGAAGTAGCTAAACTAGCTGATATCCACCAATCTATCCAGAGCTGGCCCAATGGCTACGACACTCAGGTAGGACTTCACTTGGGGTATCAGGTGGCCTTATGTAAAGATGCCTGTGTTTAGAAGAGTTTTGTTGAATTATAGAAGTTGAAGTAAAAGTACTGTGGGAGCACtgctctctccttgtttttttcttactctttctcctcttcttcccccttcattcttgttattgtggCTCACATAACAATGCTTTTACCTCCTCGTCTACCTCTTctattttgcctttttatttactttgatcTGATTCACAGGTTGGTGAACGTGGCCTGAAACTCTCAGGTGGGGAGAAGCAGAGGGTTGCTATTGCACGAGCCATCCTGAAGAACGCACCGATACTAGTTTTTGACGAAGCAACTTCTTCGCTAGACTCCATTACAGAACAAGTAGGACACATTCAGGGATTTCCTCAATTTCATATAGTCTTTAGTGGGATTTTGAGTAATAGTTTGGTTGGGGAGTTAATTGTGCAGGCTAATAATTAGTTACTGATTTAACAAtacctatcttctttttttcttcttcttttttagagtATAATGGAAGCTCTGCGCCATGCAACCAAGG
Protein-coding regions in this window:
- the ABCB7 gene encoding iron-sulfur clusters transporter ABCB7, mitochondrial yields the protein MALQLILQRHFSCRNISRTQVLGECVRNASTTGVNGIPRYNILGNGRPLNSNLQNRVALSSHWAGATGPLTSKVQVWKTHKRLGVRNCFHPGASALSREYVGVSAKEVTGREMLGALASYVWPKGNVAVKGRVLTALSLLIGAKLLNVQVPFIFKDGINYLNEHTGNLLTVAEPASAVAATAVSLMIGYGIARTGAAGFNELRNAVFAKVAQNSIRKIAGNVFLHLHSLDLNFHLNRQTGALSKAIDRGSRGINFVMSALVFNIVPTIFEVSLVAGILAYKCGWEFAGVTVASIMAYAAFTLGITQWRTKFRVDMNKAENAAGNRAIDSLINYETVKYFNNEEHEAKEYDKYLKKYEGASLKTATSLALLNWGQNAIFSVALSAMMVLATKEILNGNLTVGDLVMVNGLLFQLSLPLNFLGSVYREVRQALIDMQTMFTLMKQPAIIKNAPDCVPLQVTPQNADITFNNVCFEYNENYPILSDLTFTVPAGKKIAIVGGSGSGKSTVIRLLYRFYEPKTGTITINGQDINSVDLDSLRKSIAVVPQDCVLFHDTIAYNLHYGDLSADASKVEEVAKLADIHQSIQSWPNGYDTQVGERGLKLSGGEKQRVAIARAILKNAPILVFDEATSSLDSITEQSIMEALRHATKGRTSICIAHRLSTVMDSDEILVLAEGRLQERGTHHQLLALDGHYTKLWNSQHKVDE